From Domibacillus sp. DTU_2020_1001157_1_SI_ALB_TIR_016, a single genomic window includes:
- the cls gene encoding cardiolipin synthase has protein sequence MREKIVQLFVLVICMGLIYFSIRFYSNELSVAFTYLAVGVSVLVVINLLLFDSRGTNSKVAWSAIVLAFPLAGAVLYAVFGRDPRRRLLPKQVVSETVKFITTMRHLGKEWDISDQLPEAKNIRNMTGFEAMSGNKVDVLTNGDETFPAILDAIRHAEHHIHIQYYIFRDDNISIQIRDALIERAKANVHIRFLFDGLGCSSLPKSFLKPMRDAGIEAYAFDSIISPWLTRTANLRNHRKMVVVDGHTGFTGGLNVGEEYCSNAPQFKKWRDTHIRIHGPAVHQLQEAFITDWIHATGAKSSLLDELKEPFRFEAYFPAKVDEADQMVQTVYGGPYNEERDVRDAMLEMIQSAEKSIWLTTPYFVPDDEALAAIRVAARSGKDVRVIVPGKGDRAISFYGTNSYFKDLLSAGVKVFAYRDDSFTHAKVLLIDNVHAIVGTANFDVRSFRLNHELMTFMYNRTPAVEKLEIDFLHDFADSVPITRERFEHRTFFKRIGESLARLLSPIL, from the coding sequence ATGAGAGAAAAGATTGTACAACTGTTTGTACTGGTCATCTGTATGGGGTTAATTTATTTTTCAATTCGTTTTTATTCCAATGAGTTATCGGTTGCCTTTACGTATTTAGCTGTCGGGGTTTCCGTTTTAGTTGTCATAAATCTCCTTCTGTTTGATTCACGCGGGACCAACTCAAAGGTAGCATGGAGTGCAATTGTCCTTGCATTTCCGCTTGCCGGCGCTGTCTTGTATGCCGTATTTGGACGGGATCCAAGAAGACGGCTGCTGCCAAAGCAGGTTGTCTCGGAAACCGTTAAATTTATCACCACCATGCGTCATCTAGGAAAAGAATGGGATATATCTGACCAGCTTCCAGAGGCGAAAAATATTCGAAATATGACTGGCTTCGAGGCGATGTCTGGCAATAAAGTAGATGTTTTAACAAACGGAGATGAAACGTTTCCAGCAATTTTAGATGCGATTCGGCATGCGGAACACCACATTCATATTCAATATTATATTTTCCGGGACGATAATATTTCTATCCAAATTCGCGATGCGCTTATTGAACGGGCAAAAGCGAACGTTCACATCCGTTTTCTTTTTGACGGTCTGGGCTGTTCAAGCCTGCCAAAATCTTTTTTAAAGCCGATGCGTGATGCAGGTATTGAAGCTTATGCATTTGATTCGATTATATCCCCATGGCTCACGCGTACTGCTAACTTGCGCAACCATCGTAAAATGGTCGTTGTGGATGGGCATACCGGCTTCACAGGCGGACTGAATGTCGGTGAAGAATATTGCAGCAACGCCCCTCAATTTAAAAAGTGGCGGGACACCCATATCCGTATTCATGGACCGGCTGTTCACCAGCTTCAGGAAGCATTTATAACAGACTGGATCCACGCAACAGGAGCAAAATCATCCTTGCTTGACGAATTGAAAGAACCGTTTCGATTTGAAGCGTATTTTCCCGCAAAAGTGGATGAAGCCGATCAAATGGTGCAAACCGTTTACGGCGGCCCCTATAATGAAGAACGTGACGTCCGGGATGCGATGCTGGAAATGATTCAATCCGCTGAAAAATCAATTTGGCTTACTACTCCATACTTTGTGCCGGATGATGAAGCGCTGGCAGCTATTCGTGTAGCAGCCAGAAGCGGAAAAGACGTGCGCGTTATTGTACCGGGAAAAGGTGACAGGGCGATTTCATTTTATGGAACAAATTCTTATTTTAAAGATTTGCTTAGCGCCGGCGTAAAAGTGTTTGCTTACCGGGATGACTCGTTTACGCATGCAAAAGTACTGCTGATTGACAATGTGCATGCGATTGTGGGAACAGCAAATTTTGACGTTCGGAGCTTTCGATTAAATCATGAACTTATGACATTTATGTATAACCGGACCCCGGCTGTAGAAAAACTTGAAATTGATTTTCTCCATGACTTTGCTGATTCTGTACCCATTACTCGCGAACGCTTTGAGCACCGGACCTTCTTTAAGCGGATTGGAGAATCACTGGCCCGTCTGCTGTCTCCCATTTTATAA
- a CDS encoding 3-hydroxyacyl-CoA dehydrogenase/enoyl-CoA hydratase family protein, which produces MIQLIRKAAVIGSGVMGSGIAAHLANAGIPVLLLDRVLEGEKNRSSLSEKAIRELSGQKPAPLALKDYAALIKAGNLEDDADKLADADWIIEVVVERLDVKKDILALVDVHRKTGSIVSSNTSGISIEAMTEGRSEDFKKHFLGTHFFNPPRYLKLLELIPTPCTNPDVTDFMKSVGENILGKGVVIAKDTPNFIANRIGTYGLLKTMHVMEEMNLSFGEADSVTGPLIGRPKSATFRTLDVVGIDTFIHVAENVYEQADGEEKVVFTVPKLLVQMQKNGWIGAKAGQGFFKKEGQTILELNAQTMEYGPRKKLKADSVERAKQQKGSAKWKTLLYAKDEAGTFLWRVLAPTLLYSAALTGKIADDIVAIDRAMKWGFGWKEGPFEIWDQIGRNESIARMEAEGLKVPAWVKEMKDSFYKYDCYYDPLTKSYKPVPQDKKVIYLSKGTAVIKENSGARLHDIGDGAALLEFTSPNNAIGLDIIQMINLSIEEVEKNYQALVIGNQGKNFCVGANLALILMAAQDEDLWEIEATVKQFQQAMMNIKYSPKPVVAAPFGMTLGGGAEVCLPAAHIQAAHETYIGLVEAGVGLIPGGGGNKELYIRCLNQMPGEDLQAAANKAFETIALAHVSTSAAEARKRGFLYRSDGISLNGDHVLYEAKKAALHLADTGYRAPIRKKIPVTGETGYATMLMGARSMHTAGFISDHDFEIAQKLAWVIAGGRVPFGTEVEEEYLLELERAAFLQLAALPKTQQRMQHMLLKGKPLRN; this is translated from the coding sequence GTGATTCAGCTTATTCGTAAAGCGGCTGTGATCGGATCAGGAGTCATGGGTTCAGGTATTGCTGCCCACTTAGCCAATGCAGGCATTCCCGTTTTGCTTCTTGACCGGGTACTAGAAGGTGAAAAGAACCGCAGCTCTCTTTCCGAAAAAGCAATTCGGGAGCTGTCTGGACAAAAACCGGCTCCGCTTGCTTTAAAAGATTATGCTGCCTTGATTAAAGCAGGTAACCTTGAAGACGACGCAGACAAATTAGCGGATGCAGACTGGATCATTGAAGTGGTTGTTGAGCGGCTTGATGTAAAAAAAGATATTTTAGCGCTTGTAGATGTCCATCGCAAAACCGGAAGCATTGTTTCTTCCAATACATCCGGAATTTCGATTGAAGCGATGACTGAAGGACGCAGCGAGGATTTTAAAAAGCATTTTCTTGGTACACACTTTTTTAATCCGCCCAGGTATTTAAAGCTGCTTGAACTGATTCCCACACCTTGTACCAATCCGGATGTGACTGATTTTATGAAATCAGTTGGGGAGAACATCCTTGGCAAAGGAGTGGTGATTGCAAAAGATACACCTAACTTTATTGCCAACCGGATCGGCACGTACGGCTTATTAAAAACAATGCACGTCATGGAGGAAATGAATCTCTCATTCGGAGAAGCAGATTCGGTTACAGGACCGCTCATTGGAAGGCCGAAAAGCGCAACTTTTCGTACGCTTGATGTAGTGGGGATCGATACATTTATTCATGTAGCGGAAAATGTATATGAACAGGCGGATGGAGAGGAAAAAGTCGTATTTACAGTGCCAAAACTGCTTGTGCAAATGCAGAAAAATGGCTGGATTGGCGCAAAAGCAGGGCAGGGTTTTTTTAAGAAAGAAGGGCAAACGATTTTAGAGCTGAATGCTCAAACGATGGAATACGGTCCACGTAAGAAATTGAAAGCGGATTCAGTGGAACGTGCCAAGCAGCAAAAAGGATCGGCCAAATGGAAAACACTCCTGTACGCCAAAGACGAGGCGGGCACTTTTCTTTGGCGGGTACTTGCTCCGACGCTTCTTTACTCGGCAGCGCTTACCGGAAAAATCGCCGACGATATTGTTGCGATTGACCGGGCAATGAAGTGGGGGTTCGGCTGGAAGGAAGGCCCGTTTGAAATCTGGGACCAAATCGGCCGAAACGAATCCATTGCCAGAATGGAAGCAGAAGGGCTGAAGGTGCCGGCCTGGGTAAAAGAAATGAAAGATTCCTTTTATAAATATGATTGTTATTACGATCCGCTGACTAAATCCTATAAGCCTGTACCTCAGGACAAAAAAGTGATTTATTTGTCAAAAGGAACAGCTGTTATCAAGGAAAACAGTGGAGCACGGCTGCATGATATCGGCGACGGGGCAGCGCTGCTTGAATTTACTTCGCCGAACAACGCGATTGGTCTCGATATTATTCAAATGATCAATCTCTCGATAGAAGAAGTGGAAAAAAACTATCAGGCCCTCGTGATCGGCAACCAGGGCAAAAACTTTTGTGTTGGTGCAAATCTGGCGCTTATTTTAATGGCGGCGCAGGATGAGGACCTTTGGGAAATTGAAGCAACCGTTAAACAGTTTCAGCAGGCGATGATGAACATTAAATACAGTCCAAAGCCTGTTGTAGCCGCACCGTTTGGTATGACGCTCGGCGGCGGAGCGGAAGTGTGCCTGCCGGCCGCCCACATCCAGGCCGCCCATGAAACGTATATAGGTCTTGTTGAAGCTGGCGTTGGCTTGATTCCCGGAGGAGGAGGCAATAAAGAACTTTATATCCGCTGCTTGAACCAAATGCCCGGGGAAGATCTGCAGGCGGCTGCAAACAAAGCGTTCGAAACGATTGCCCTGGCACACGTATCTACTTCAGCAGCAGAAGCACGCAAACGCGGGTTTCTTTATCGATCGGACGGAATCAGTTTAAACGGCGACCATGTGCTTTATGAAGCAAAAAAAGCTGCACTTCACTTAGCAGATACAGGCTATAGAGCGCCGATTCGAAAAAAAATTCCGGTCACCGGAGAAACGGGTTATGCCACGATGCTGATGGGAGCCCGGTCCATGCACACAGCAGGTTTTATTTCCGACCATGATTTTGAAATTGCCCAAAAACTCGCTTGGGTCATTGCCGGAGGACGAGTGCCGTTTGGAACGGAAGTAGAGGAAGAGTATTTGCTGGAGCTTGAGCGAGCGGCGTTTTTACAGCTGGCCGCCTTGCCGAAAACACAGCAGCGCATGCAGCACATGCTCTTGAAAGGAAAGCCACTTCGCAACTAA
- a CDS encoding acetyl-CoA C-acetyltransferase produces the protein MKEAVIVAGARTPVGRAKKGTLRHTRPDDLGALVVRETVKRAGEYSGDIDDLIIGCAMPEAEQGLNVARNIGALAGLPHDVPAVTINRYCSSGLQSIAYAAERIMLGYARTIIAGGVESMSLVPMMGHVARLNVKIAEEMPQYYMSMGHTAEEVAKKYGISRKDQDAFAVESHKKAGRAIAEGKFNDEIVPVGVTFRHIGEGLRVQEEQVTFSMDEGVRRETSMEALAKLRPAFSAAGSVTAGNASQTSDGAAAVMVMEREQADALGLKPLARFRSFAVAGVPPEVMGIGPVAAIPKALKMAGLHLKDIDLFELNEAFASQALGVIQTLGLDMDKVNVNGGAIALGHPLGCTGTKLTLTLIHELARRGGQFGVVTMCIGGGMGAAGVFERIT, from the coding sequence GTGAAAGAAGCGGTGATTGTAGCAGGGGCGCGGACACCGGTCGGCCGGGCTAAAAAAGGAACACTCCGCCATACACGTCCAGACGATCTCGGTGCACTCGTTGTGCGGGAAACAGTAAAACGGGCAGGAGAATACAGCGGAGACATTGATGATTTGATTATCGGCTGCGCGATGCCTGAGGCCGAACAGGGGTTAAATGTAGCCCGGAATATTGGGGCGCTTGCCGGCCTGCCGCATGACGTTCCGGCTGTAACCATTAACAGGTACTGTTCATCCGGTCTTCAGTCCATTGCGTATGCGGCAGAGCGGATTATGCTCGGCTATGCCCGAACGATTATCGCCGGCGGAGTGGAATCAATGAGCCTTGTCCCGATGATGGGGCATGTAGCTCGTCTTAACGTAAAAATCGCCGAAGAAATGCCCCAGTACTATATGTCCATGGGCCATACTGCAGAAGAAGTCGCCAAAAAGTATGGCATTTCCCGTAAAGATCAGGATGCCTTTGCTGTTGAAAGTCATAAAAAAGCCGGCCGCGCCATTGCCGAAGGAAAATTTAACGACGAAATTGTACCGGTGGGCGTTACATTCAGGCACATAGGAGAGGGTTTGCGCGTACAGGAAGAGCAAGTCACTTTTTCAATGGATGAAGGTGTGCGCCGCGAAACATCTATGGAAGCACTCGCCAAGCTTCGTCCTGCTTTTTCTGCCGCTGGATCTGTTACAGCAGGGAACGCGTCCCAGACATCTGACGGAGCCGCGGCGGTCATGGTCATGGAGCGGGAGCAGGCGGATGCCCTTGGCTTAAAACCACTTGCCAGGTTTCGTTCCTTTGCGGTCGCAGGTGTACCGCCGGAAGTGATGGGCATCGGCCCAGTCGCCGCTATACCAAAAGCCTTGAAAATGGCAGGACTTCATCTTAAAGATATTGACTTGTTTGAATTAAACGAAGCCTTTGCTTCCCAAGCGCTTGGCGTCATACAGACGCTAGGCCTTGATATGGATAAAGTGAATGTAAACGGGGGTGCGATTGCCCTTGGCCATCCGCTTGGCTGTACAGGCACGAAGCTGACATTAACGCTTATCCATGAATTAGCACGGCGCGGCGGGCAGTTCGGCGTAGTCACAATGTGTATTGGCGGTGGCATGGGAGCCGCTGGTGTATTTGAACGGATTACGTAA